The DNA region ACTGCTAGGAGTACTGTAGTTTCAAAAATAAAGTATATAATTTATAAAAAATATCTTATAGGATAATATTATCATGCCTAAGCTTAAAACTAAATCAGCAGTTAAAAAGCGCTTTAGCCTATCCTCAAGTGGTAAGCTGAAAGTAACACAAGCAGGAAAGCGGCATTTTATGCGCCGTAGAACTAAGAAGCAATTGAGAAATTTAAGAAGTACAACAACTCTTATAGGACAAGATGCTAAAAATATTATTAAGTATCTTATGCCTTATGGTGTTCAATAAATTTATAAGGGATTTTTAAATGTCACGCGCAAGATCAGGGAAAGTTAATAAAAATCGTCATAAAAAAATCTTAAAATTAGCTAAAGGTTATCGTGGTAGAGCTAAAAATTGTTTTAGAATTGCTATTCAAAAAGTAGAAAAAGCACTTCAGTATAGCTACCGCGACAGACGTAATCGCAAGCGCCAGTTTAGAGCGTTATGGATTCAAAGAATTAATGCTGCTGTAAGACAATATGATATGACTTATTCACA from Orientia tsutsugamushi str. Boryong includes:
- the rpmI gene encoding 50S ribosomal protein L35 codes for the protein MPKLKTKSAVKKRFSLSSSGKLKVTQAGKRHFMRRRTKKQLRNLRSTTTLIGQDAKNIIKYLMPYGVQ
- the rplT gene encoding 50S ribosomal protein L20, with translation MSRARSGKVNKNRHKKILKLAKGYRGRAKNCFRIAIQKVEKALQYSYRDRRNRKRQFRALWIQRINAAVRQYDMTYSQFINGLKQANITVDRKVMANLAVHNADSFVHLVELTKKSLAKTA